One window of Stenotrophomonas indicatrix genomic DNA carries:
- a CDS encoding Rossmann fold nucleotide-binding protein, giving the protein MTSSFRKPQIAILGSADPGSPAFDRAAQAGRFLAESGITLVSGCGSPATRVAAEHAVAAGGTVLSVIPEGSMPAADWPATVVVPCGMGDARNLIMALAGDACIVIGGRAGTISEVCLAWLHKRPLLPLVGAGGWSDGLPGNPPDERGNSPILPWHDIAELRAQLRHLQLLAG; this is encoded by the coding sequence ATGACATCATCCTTCCGCAAGCCCCAGATCGCGATCCTTGGTAGTGCCGATCCCGGCTCACCAGCATTCGACCGTGCTGCACAGGCGGGGAGATTCCTCGCCGAAAGTGGAATCACCCTCGTCAGCGGTTGCGGCAGCCCGGCCACGCGGGTGGCAGCCGAGCATGCAGTCGCGGCCGGTGGCACGGTGCTGAGTGTGATTCCGGAAGGCAGCATGCCTGCAGCGGACTGGCCGGCAACAGTGGTCGTGCCCTGCGGTATGGGCGATGCGCGCAACCTCATCATGGCCCTGGCCGGCGATGCCTGCATCGTCATTGGCGGGCGCGCTGGCACGATCTCCGAGGTGTGTCTGGCCTGGCTGCACAAGCGGCCGTTGCTGCCGCTGGTGGGCGCTGGTGGCTGGTCGGACGGTCTTCCCGGCAACCCTCCCGATGAGCGCGGGAACTCGCCGATACTGCCGTGGCACGACATCGCGGAGCTGCGCGCGCAGCTCCGCCATCTGCAGCTGCTGGCAGGCTGA
- a CDS encoding MFS transporter produces the protein MQRFRRPALVLAAYLGTFLASLDISIVNVALPTLQTALRTDIAGLQWVINAYAIALSAFMLSAGPLGDRHGQRRVWLVSVATFIAGSLVCACAGSLQVLVMGRAIQGVAGALLIPSAMPILSHAFPDPRQRAKVIGGWSAFSALALVLGPLLGGVLVERAGWPSIFLINLPLGLLAIALGAWGIPERRHPQHAALDPAGQLLSIVALAALSYGLIGIGEHGLAAPRTVLALTLAVAGLVAFGCVERRVSRPLLPLALLADHRFRLLNVASFVLGFSAYASLFFLSLFFQQVRGDSAADAGLQLVPQFLMMGGVSLLFGRIVGRIGLPVALATGYALAGIALCAMPGLDASSTRTHATLLLLLLGAGMGLAVPATGMAVMGDVPQERAGIASATMNALRQAGMSVGIALLGSVMSQRAVQHLTAAAHAAGQPQVALQARLLIFEPAMASGSPHLLGYYRAAMASGFAWAMALAGALAVLTAFALHRRYVAQ, from the coding sequence ATGCAACGCTTTCGACGCCCAGCCTTGGTGCTGGCGGCCTATCTCGGTACCTTCCTGGCGTCGTTGGACATCAGCATCGTCAACGTCGCACTGCCGACACTGCAGACCGCACTGCGGACCGACATCGCCGGGCTGCAATGGGTCATCAACGCCTACGCGATCGCACTGTCGGCGTTCATGCTTTCGGCCGGTCCGTTGGGCGATCGACATGGCCAGCGGCGGGTGTGGCTGGTCAGTGTCGCCACCTTCATCGCCGGCTCGCTGGTATGTGCCTGCGCCGGCAGTCTGCAGGTGCTGGTGATGGGACGTGCGATCCAGGGAGTGGCCGGTGCGCTGCTGATTCCCAGCGCCATGCCGATCCTCAGCCATGCCTTTCCCGATCCCCGGCAGCGGGCCAAGGTGATCGGCGGCTGGTCGGCCTTCAGTGCGTTGGCGCTGGTGCTGGGGCCGCTGCTGGGCGGTGTACTGGTGGAGCGGGCAGGATGGCCGAGCATCTTCCTGATCAACCTGCCATTGGGGTTGCTGGCGATCGCGCTTGGCGCCTGGGGCATCCCCGAGCGACGGCACCCGCAGCATGCCGCGCTGGATCCGGCGGGACAACTGCTGAGCATCGTGGCGTTGGCGGCGCTGAGCTACGGACTGATCGGCATCGGCGAGCATGGGTTGGCGGCGCCTCGGACCGTACTGGCGCTGACCCTTGCCGTCGCCGGCCTGGTGGCCTTCGGCTGTGTGGAACGACGGGTCTCGCGCCCGCTGCTGCCGCTGGCCCTGTTGGCCGATCATCGCTTCCGCCTGCTCAACGTCGCGTCCTTCGTGCTGGGCTTCAGCGCCTACGCCAGCCTGTTTTTCCTGTCGCTGTTCTTCCAGCAGGTGCGGGGCGACAGCGCCGCCGACGCGGGCCTGCAACTGGTGCCACAGTTCCTGATGATGGGCGGAGTTTCGCTGCTGTTTGGTCGCATTGTCGGGCGGATTGGCTTGCCGGTGGCGCTGGCGACCGGTTACGCACTGGCAGGCATTGCTCTGTGTGCGATGCCAGGCCTGGATGCCAGCAGCACGCGCACACATGCAACGCTGCTTCTGTTGCTGCTGGGGGCTGGCATGGGGCTGGCGGTGCCTGCGACCGGCATGGCCGTAATGGGCGACGTGCCACAGGAGCGGGCGGGTATCGCTTCGGCGACGATGAATGCACTGCGCCAGGCGGGGATGAGCGTGGGCATCGCGCTGCTTGGGAGCGTGATGAGCCAGCGCGCTGTACAGCACCTCACTGCGGCAGCCCATGCCGCCGGCCAACCGCAGGTGGCGCTGCAAGCACGGCTGCTCATCTTCGAACCTGCGATGGCGTCCGGTTCACCGCACCTGCTGGGCTACTACCGCGCGGCGATGGCCAGTGGGTTCGCTTGGGCAATGGCGCTGGCCGGTGCGCTGGCGGTGCTGACAGCCTTTGCCCTGCACCGCCGATACGTGGCGCAGTAA
- a CDS encoding KGG domain-containing protein, with protein MANLRNGSSNRGFASMDEDKQRVIASKGGRAAHASGNAHQFSPDEARVAGRKGGEAISQDRQHMAAIGREGGHARHASARQQQHLQQQDMPGKPGNGQQG; from the coding sequence ATGGCCAACTTACGCAATGGCAGCAGCAACCGTGGCTTTGCCTCAATGGACGAAGACAAGCAGCGCGTGATCGCGTCAAAGGGGGGGCGTGCCGCACACGCATCCGGCAATGCGCACCAGTTCAGCCCGGATGAGGCCCGCGTGGCGGGCCGCAAGGGCGGCGAAGCGATCAGCCAGGATCGCCAGCACATGGCCGCGATCGGGCGTGAAGGTGGCCATGCACGGCATGCCAGTGCCCGCCAGCAACAGCACCTGCAACAGCAGGACATGCCTGGCAAACCTGGCAACGGTCAACAAGGCTGA
- a CDS encoding VOC family protein → MAVKRVVANIASADPAQAAAFYGDILGMDIVMDHGWIVTYGGQGTALAQLSIASEGGSATPVPDLSIEVDDLDGVLERLRHANIALEYGPAEEPWGVRRFYVRDPFGRLLNILVHA, encoded by the coding sequence ATGGCTGTAAAACGCGTCGTCGCCAACATCGCCAGTGCCGATCCTGCGCAGGCGGCCGCGTTCTACGGTGACATCCTCGGCATGGACATCGTCATGGACCACGGCTGGATCGTCACCTACGGCGGGCAGGGCACTGCGCTGGCACAGCTCAGCATTGCCAGCGAAGGTGGATCGGCTACGCCGGTGCCGGATCTTTCGATCGAGGTGGACGACCTGGATGGCGTGCTCGAACGCCTGCGACACGCGAACATCGCTCTTGAATATGGCCCAGCCGAAGAACCATGGGGCGTGCGCCGCTTCTATGTACGCGACCCATTCGGGCGCCTGTTGAACATCCTCGTCCACGCCTAG
- a CDS encoding LytR/AlgR family response regulator transcription factor gives MSLSVLVVDDEPIARRAVTRLLHGDVDIDNVAECGDGVSAVAAIRAQSPDLVFLDVQMPGITGLDVLATIGAARMPATVFVTAYEQYAVRAFEANALDYLVKPFSRERFAATLLRAKSRLTQAADAADNTRLLQALDVLRRREDYLQRIAVREGEAVMLLAVQDILWIRANRNTVQLHLPDRVHELRETMNSLAERLDPRHFARVHRSAIVNIARVRTIHPWFNGHHVLTLENGQQLRMSRYQHEAFLRLVSARAQV, from the coding sequence ATGAGCCTGAGTGTGCTGGTGGTGGATGACGAGCCGATCGCCCGGCGTGCGGTCACGCGCCTGCTGCACGGTGATGTAGACATCGACAATGTGGCCGAGTGCGGTGACGGAGTGTCTGCCGTGGCAGCCATCCGTGCGCAGTCGCCGGACCTGGTATTCCTGGACGTGCAGATGCCTGGCATCACCGGTCTGGACGTGCTGGCCACCATCGGTGCCGCGCGGATGCCGGCCACGGTATTCGTCACCGCGTACGAGCAGTATGCGGTACGCGCGTTCGAGGCCAACGCGCTGGATTACCTCGTCAAGCCCTTCAGTCGCGAACGGTTCGCGGCCACGTTGCTGCGCGCGAAGTCCCGGCTGACCCAGGCCGCCGATGCCGCCGACAATACGCGCTTGCTGCAGGCGCTCGACGTGCTGCGCAGGCGCGAGGACTATCTGCAGCGGATCGCCGTGCGTGAGGGCGAGGCCGTCATGTTGCTGGCGGTGCAGGACATTCTCTGGATCCGCGCCAATCGTAATACAGTGCAGCTGCATCTGCCCGATCGCGTGCACGAGCTTCGCGAAACGATGAACAGTCTGGCTGAACGGCTTGATCCCCGGCACTTCGCCCGGGTGCACCGCTCGGCCATCGTCAACATCGCGCGGGTCAGGACGATCCACCCCTGGTTCAACGGCCATCACGTGCTCACCCTGGAGAACGGCCAGCAGCTGCGTATGAGCCGCTACCAGCACGAAGCCTTCCTGCGGCTGGTGTCGGCCCGCGCGCAGGTGTGA
- a CDS encoding TetR/AcrR family transcriptional regulator has translation MPSHASAKSRTKPAEIRLEELMDAAEALFLSRGVEATTISDIVAAADVAKGTFYTYFASKGEILQALAKRYTERFLAEVELAVEQHPAIAGEARLRAWIEANIRIYARTHALHDVVFANHHHHERGNADRNAIQQQLSAILESGVEAGLWSLPAPRITASLIYAGVHGATDDLIAAPEQSPDTFIAAVVTDCLRMVGIAATAAKKRR, from the coding sequence ATTCCGTCGCACGCGTCAGCCAAGTCCCGCACCAAGCCCGCAGAGATCCGTCTGGAGGAGTTGATGGACGCCGCTGAGGCACTGTTCCTGTCGCGCGGCGTGGAAGCGACCACCATCAGTGACATCGTGGCTGCAGCCGACGTCGCCAAGGGAACGTTCTATACGTACTTCGCGTCCAAGGGCGAAATCCTGCAGGCGCTGGCCAAGCGCTATACCGAGCGTTTCCTGGCCGAAGTGGAACTGGCGGTCGAGCAGCATCCGGCCATCGCAGGCGAGGCCCGCCTGCGTGCCTGGATCGAGGCCAACATCCGCATCTATGCGCGCACGCATGCGCTGCATGACGTGGTCTTCGCCAACCACCATCACCACGAACGCGGCAACGCAGACCGCAATGCCATCCAGCAGCAGTTGTCGGCAATCCTCGAAAGCGGTGTCGAGGCAGGGCTGTGGTCGTTGCCCGCGCCACGGATCACCGCCTCGCTGATCTACGCCGGCGTGCATGGCGCCACGGACGATCTGATCGCCGCTCCCGAACAGTCACCCGATACGTTCATCGCTGCGGTGGTCACCGATTGCCTGCGCATGGTCGGTATTGCCGCGACAGCCGCGAAAAAGCGCCGCTGA
- the cml gene encoding CmlA/FloR family chloramphenicol efflux MFS transporter has protein sequence MSDRKALRWAHSLPAAIALMAPFDLLASLAMDIYLPVVSAMPDALGTSPAVIQLTLSLYMLVLGLGQLIFGPLSDRIGRRPVLLMGALLFTLASFALAACSGGAAFLAWRGVQAIGASAALVATFATVRDVYADTAEGATLYGLFASMLAFVPALGPILGALIAYALGWRAIFIALGVLGLLAGVRACRGWQETRPPQHGNASPAFARILGNAGFWVHALGFSAAMGTFFVFFSIAPRVLMGRAGYSPMGFSVAFATVALVMIVTSRFAAWFIGRWGIGGSFLRGLMVMIGGVLVMAMAVMLRPSFASVVLPMWLVAIGIVMVASVAANGALREFADASGTAVALYYAVQSLIVAALGTLATLVLPGDTVWPLVAFGLLLPSLSLVGLAMLRRSWSEQPASERDG, from the coding sequence CCGGCCGCCATCGCGTTGATGGCTCCTTTCGACCTCCTGGCCTCGCTGGCCATGGATATTTATCTGCCTGTTGTATCGGCCATGCCGGATGCACTCGGCACATCGCCTGCCGTCATCCAGTTGACGCTGAGTCTGTACATGCTCGTACTCGGGCTGGGCCAGCTGATCTTCGGCCCGCTGTCGGACCGGATCGGGCGACGGCCTGTGCTGCTGATGGGCGCGTTGCTGTTCACGCTGGCGTCGTTCGCGCTCGCCGCGTGTAGTGGTGGCGCGGCGTTCCTGGCCTGGCGCGGCGTGCAGGCGATCGGTGCGTCGGCCGCACTGGTCGCCACCTTCGCTACGGTGCGCGACGTGTATGCCGATACGGCCGAGGGTGCCACGCTCTATGGTCTGTTCGCCTCGATGCTGGCGTTCGTGCCGGCACTCGGCCCGATCCTCGGCGCGTTGATCGCCTACGCACTGGGTTGGCGGGCCATCTTCATCGCGCTGGGTGTGTTGGGGCTGCTGGCGGGTGTGCGTGCATGCCGGGGCTGGCAGGAAACGCGGCCACCGCAGCACGGCAACGCATCGCCAGCCTTCGCGCGCATCCTCGGCAATGCCGGGTTCTGGGTCCACGCACTGGGATTCAGTGCGGCGATGGGCACGTTCTTCGTGTTCTTCTCGATCGCCCCGCGAGTGCTGATGGGGCGCGCAGGCTATTCGCCGATGGGCTTCAGCGTGGCCTTCGCGACGGTTGCGCTGGTGATGATCGTCACCTCGCGCTTTGCTGCGTGGTTCATCGGGCGATGGGGCATTGGTGGCAGCTTCCTGCGTGGATTGATGGTGATGATCGGCGGCGTACTGGTCATGGCCATGGCGGTGATGTTGCGGCCGTCATTTGCCAGTGTCGTGCTGCCGATGTGGCTTGTGGCTATCGGCATCGTGATGGTGGCTTCGGTGGCGGCCAACGGTGCATTGCGCGAATTCGCCGATGCCTCCGGCACGGCGGTGGCGCTGTACTACGCCGTGCAGAGCCTGATCGTAGCCGCGCTTGGCACGCTCGCGACGCTGGTGCTGCCGGGCGATACGGTCTGGCCGCTGGTGGCCTTTGGCCTGCTGCTGCCGTCGTTGAGCCTGGTTGGTCTGGCGATGCTGCGACGGTCGTGGAGTGAGCAACCCGCATCAGAAAGGGATGGATGA
- a CDS encoding NAD-dependent epimerase/dehydratase family protein, whose translation MKILLTGSSGRIGRAIFGALAGANEVVGLDRSPFATTRVIADVTDRRALERAVQGIDAVIHTAALHAPHVGLVPDAVFQQINVEATTNLLQLAREAGVQRFVLTSTTALYGHAVVSGGCRWVDEDTEPLPRTIYHRTKLQAEAAAEAAASTSFTVRVLRMARCFPEPPDRMAMFRLHRGIDARDVASAHAALLHDEGAPFRRYLACAPTPFRREDCLQLAADPRQVLARRAPQLLAEFERRGWPLPLSIDRVYDSSRMRAALGWQPRFGPEDVLQQYAAGSIEVLPRAEWIRDRVAE comes from the coding sequence ATGAAGATTCTGTTGACCGGAAGTTCCGGGCGGATAGGGCGCGCGATCTTCGGTGCGCTGGCGGGTGCCAATGAGGTGGTGGGGCTGGATCGCAGTCCCTTCGCCACCACGCGGGTGATTGCCGATGTCACCGACCGCCGGGCGCTGGAGCGTGCCGTGCAGGGGATTGATGCCGTGATCCACACCGCGGCACTGCACGCACCCCACGTGGGCCTGGTACCCGACGCGGTGTTCCAGCAGATCAACGTGGAGGCCACCACGAACCTGCTGCAACTGGCGCGCGAGGCTGGCGTACAGCGCTTTGTGCTGACCAGCACCACGGCGTTGTACGGCCATGCCGTGGTATCCGGCGGCTGCCGTTGGGTCGACGAGGACACCGAGCCGCTGCCCCGCACGATCTACCACCGCACCAAACTGCAGGCGGAGGCGGCCGCCGAAGCGGCGGCCAGCACATCGTTCACCGTGCGCGTGCTGCGGATGGCACGCTGCTTCCCGGAGCCGCCTGATCGCATGGCGATGTTCCGCCTGCACCGCGGTATCGACGCACGCGATGTGGCCAGCGCGCATGCCGCGCTGCTTCATGATGAAGGCGCGCCCTTCCGGCGCTACCTCGCCTGTGCCCCGACGCCGTTCCGGCGCGAGGACTGCCTGCAGCTGGCGGCCGATCCGCGCCAGGTGCTGGCGCGCCGCGCACCGCAGCTGCTGGCCGAGTTCGAGCGCCGTGGCTGGCCGCTGCCGCTCAGCATCGACCGGGTCTATGACAGCAGCCGGATGCGCGCGGCGCTGGGCTGGCAGCCGCGTTTCGGTCCGGAGGACGTTCTGCAGCAGTACGCCGCAGGCAGCATCGAGGTCCTGCCCCGTGCGGAGTGGATCCGCGACCGCGTGGCGGAGTAG
- a CDS encoding sensor histidine kinase: MKIRLGHTQIDVLRYLLLWLAVALAFTLQKVLSQGLQGQSFPFEVYLRWSMIQWFTWAVLAPLVFTLGERYPLRPERRLAGMGVQLLASAGVTGLAMVVGALVSTWFEPSSFGEQLWYFIAQHFAMGLLTYWALFAIQQALHFQQEKVHREVEASRLAAELAQSRLLALKSQLQPHFLFNTLHAIITLLDDDKAGAEDMLLRLSELLRAFLEDYDGQEISLRQELELIELYLGIQRTRFKDRLHSRIYVAPELLDGAVPSLILQPLVENALRHGIGRNLGEDTIEIEGRRDGDMLCIEVRNQNSTLQQPGAPGGHGIGLSNTRLRLRELYGDAAEVRLDLLWPQGVACRVRLPLRILDDADDAPEFVVHGGAA; encoded by the coding sequence ATGAAGATCCGCCTTGGCCATACCCAGATCGACGTGCTGCGTTACCTGCTGCTGTGGCTGGCGGTCGCGCTTGCCTTCACCCTGCAGAAGGTGTTGAGTCAAGGCCTGCAGGGCCAGTCATTTCCATTTGAGGTTTACCTGCGCTGGTCGATGATCCAGTGGTTCACCTGGGCGGTGCTGGCGCCTCTGGTGTTTACCCTGGGCGAACGCTACCCGCTACGGCCGGAGCGAAGGCTGGCCGGTATGGGCGTGCAGCTGCTGGCCAGCGCGGGAGTGACCGGGCTGGCGATGGTGGTGGGTGCGCTGGTGTCGACCTGGTTCGAGCCCAGTAGTTTTGGCGAGCAGTTGTGGTATTTCATTGCCCAGCATTTCGCGATGGGCCTGCTGACCTATTGGGCCCTGTTCGCGATCCAGCAGGCACTGCATTTCCAGCAGGAAAAGGTGCACCGCGAGGTCGAGGCAAGCAGGCTGGCGGCCGAGCTGGCGCAGTCGCGGTTGCTGGCATTGAAGTCGCAGCTGCAGCCGCATTTCCTGTTCAATACGCTGCACGCAATCATCACCCTGCTGGATGACGACAAGGCCGGCGCCGAAGACATGCTGCTGCGTCTGAGCGAGCTGCTGCGTGCTTTTCTGGAAGACTACGACGGCCAGGAGATCAGCCTGCGCCAGGAACTGGAGTTGATCGAGCTGTACCTCGGCATCCAGCGCACGCGCTTCAAGGATCGCCTGCACAGCCGCATCTACGTTGCACCGGAACTGCTTGATGGCGCGGTTCCAAGCCTGATCCTGCAGCCGCTGGTGGAGAACGCGCTGCGCCATGGCATCGGTCGCAACCTTGGCGAGGACACCATCGAGATCGAGGGCCGCCGCGACGGTGACATGCTTTGCATTGAGGTACGCAACCAGAACAGCACGCTGCAGCAGCCGGGGGCGCCAGGTGGCCATGGCATCGGCCTGTCCAATACGCGGCTGCGCCTGCGCGAGCTGTACGGCGATGCGGCCGAGGTGCGCCTGGACCTGCTCTGGCCGCAGGGTGTGGCCTGCCGGGTCCGGTTGCCACTGCGGATACTGGACGATGCCGATGACGCTCCCGAGTTTGTCGTGCACGGCGGTGCCGCATGA